ACTACACAGCCAAAAACTATTGAATAAAAGAGGAAATAAATTAGTATCTCTCTAAAAAAATCTTGGATCCTTTTACTTTCTGAATTTTATAATTGTCGTTGAAAGATAATTTCCATTCCTCATAAATCCCTCTCGGATCGTCTCATCTTTCATGCTACAATTTTGGATGGAAACTATCTTCTTCTCCCGTGGATCATCACCTATTATATCTTCTATTTCACTTCCAGATTTTGGACTCTTCATTATAATACAAGTATCTACATATGATATTATCTCTTTTAGTCTTTCATCGACCCGTGGAACCACTACCAGTATCTCATCACCTTCTACAAGTGTCATGGAAGCGCTGGCAGCACAACCTGTAAATGATGTCACCCCAGGCACCATTTCAACCTCAAAACCAAGATCTTCTATACGCTCTTGAAGATAAGAAAACGTACTATACAAGGAAGGATCACCAAGTGTCACAAACGCCACATCATAGCCCTTTTCTAGTTCATCGGCAACAAGTTTGGCAGCCTCATCCCAGTGCCGTTCAAGCTCTTTAATATCCCTCGTCATAGGGAATACTGGCTCAATCAACCTGTAATTGTCCCTACTAGCAAGGATGTCCTTGATGATTGAAAGAGCTCTGCTTGGTTTATTCCTGGAAGATCTTGGCGCGCAGATTACAGGCACATCTTTTATAATCTTGACAGCTTTGAGTGTGAGAAGTTCGCTGTCACCTGGCCCGACACCAACACCAATAAGCTTTCCTTCACCCAATCTAAACACCAAAATTCTATTAGCCCATACTATTATATATTTTCCACGATAATAAAAAAAGACAATGAAAGAGACCATTATATGCCCTAAATGTGGGATGTTAAAGAAAAACTGCATATGTAAAGGGGGGCTAATATTCCCTGAAAAAATCCAAAAAAGAAATCTTAAAAAAGAACATCCACACATCCCTGATAAGATCATAGAAAATTTCCCCTTCCCACGACCAAGACCAGGCCAATTAGATATAATAAATGACATCTACGAGGCCATAGAAGAAGGCTACAAATATATTATATTAGAAGCTGGGACTGGAACAGGAAAATCAGCGATAGCAATCACCCTTGCTCGGATATACCAACCAGCGTATATCCTCACAATGACAAAACAACTCCAAGATCAATATGCCAGGGAATTTAGGATCCCAACTGTCAAGGGACGGTCAAATTTTTATTGTAAAAGCGACGATCTCGAATCTACCTGCGACATTGGAGTGTGCCAGACCACACCATCATCTGAGAATTTCCAATGCCCTTATGGTGTCAGCCGCGGTGAAACATTATTCTTCAAGGAAGCTTTCAAGGATTCTCATGGGAACAAAATCTATTTCAAGTCAAGGGAACATTGCCAGTATTGGGAACAAAAAGCCCATGGAATAAACAGTCCCATAACCCTCATGAACTATGACTACGCCTTCCTAGAACTCAATTATGTAGGCCACTTCGGAAAAAGAAAATTAATGGTACTGGATGAAGCCCATAATATAGAAAACAAACTCATGCAAAGACTCGAGGTTAATCTCTCCAATAAAAGGTTGGAAAAGGATATAAAAAAGAGAATACCCGATGAGATGTTCGAGGAAGATGATCCCAAAGAGTGGATACTTCCAATCGATGCAATATCCCAGGATTACAAGGATCTTGACAAGAGCCAGATGTCTAAAAGGCGAGCTAATAGGATGAAAAGGATGATAAAACGCCTAGATGAACTTAAAAAGAGTCTGGAAAAAGAACCCAAAAATTGGGTTATCGACACAAACCATGAAAAGGTATCCTTCAAGCCACTTCAAGTCGATAAATATGCTCCTCGTTATCTTTTTTCCCATGCTGACATATGCTTGTTTATGAGTGCAACAATACTCTCAGATAGGATGTTCTGCAAATGGCTCGGCATAAACCCTGAAGAATCATTCTTTTTGAAAGTTGACAGTCCATTCCCTGCCTCGAGGCGGCCAATAGAATTAAAACTCATCGGAAGAATGTCAAAAAATAGGATAAAGGACACAGCACCAAAAACAATCCCCATATTAAAAAGGATATTAGAAAGGCACAAGTATGATAAAGGACTTATACACACTCATAATTACCGCTGCCAGAAATTCATATTAAAGAATATCCCTGATGATCGCCTTATAGGACATAAAATTCACAATCGCGAAGAAATGTTAAAATATTTTGAAGAAAGTGAAAAACCTCTTGTACTTGTAAGTCCATCAATGAGCGAAGGCGTTGACTTACCCTATGACAAATGCAGATTCCAGGTAATTTACAAGATACCATTCCCTTATCTCGGTGACAAGCAAGTTAACATGCGCCAAAAAAGGGACAAGAAATGGTATGCTTACAAGACTGTCATGACCTTAATGCAAGCCTACGGAAGAGGTATGCGCGCCCACGACGATGAATGTTACACCTACATCCTAGATGCAAATATAACAATGCTATTCAGAAGCCCATTATACCGCTCGCTCTTGCCACAATTCTTCAAAGAAGCCATAATAGAATAAACAACTGAAAAAAGAACATTCTAAACAAGCCTCTTCTTCCATAAAAAAATAAAAATTGTGGGGGGGTTAAACTTTGAAGCCGCCTTTCAGGAACCCGAAGATAGCCAAGCCAACTAGTATAATGCCTCCGATAACCCCATAGATATACCATCCAGCACCCGCTGACTTAGTACCTGGAGAAGCCCTCGTAACCTCATAAGCCTTGCCCTGTCCACTTC
The sequence above is drawn from the Methanothermobacter tenebrarum genome and encodes:
- the cobI gene encoding precorrin-2 C(20)-methyltransferase is translated as MGEGKLIGVGVGPGDSELLTLKAVKIIKDVPVICAPRSSRNKPSRALSIIKDILASRDNYRLIEPVFPMTRDIKELERHWDEAAKLVADELEKGYDVAFVTLGDPSLYSTFSYLQERIEDLGFEVEMVPGVTSFTGCAASASMTLVEGDEILVVVPRVDERLKEIISYVDTCIIMKSPKSGSEIEDIIGDDPREKKIVSIQNCSMKDETIREGFMRNGNYLSTTIIKFRK
- a CDS encoding helicase C-terminal domain-containing protein, producing the protein MKETIICPKCGMLKKNCICKGGLIFPEKIQKRNLKKEHPHIPDKIIENFPFPRPRPGQLDIINDIYEAIEEGYKYIILEAGTGTGKSAIAITLARIYQPAYILTMTKQLQDQYAREFRIPTVKGRSNFYCKSDDLESTCDIGVCQTTPSSENFQCPYGVSRGETLFFKEAFKDSHGNKIYFKSREHCQYWEQKAHGINSPITLMNYDYAFLELNYVGHFGKRKLMVLDEAHNIENKLMQRLEVNLSNKRLEKDIKKRIPDEMFEEDDPKEWILPIDAISQDYKDLDKSQMSKRRANRMKRMIKRLDELKKSLEKEPKNWVIDTNHEKVSFKPLQVDKYAPRYLFSHADICLFMSATILSDRMFCKWLGINPEESFFLKVDSPFPASRRPIELKLIGRMSKNRIKDTAPKTIPILKRILERHKYDKGLIHTHNYRCQKFILKNIPDDRLIGHKIHNREEMLKYFEESEKPLVLVSPSMSEGVDLPYDKCRFQVIYKIPFPYLGDKQVNMRQKRDKKWYAYKTVMTLMQAYGRGMRAHDDECYTYILDANITMLFRSPLYRSLLPQFFKEAIIE